The region CAGTTCTGGTCCATGTGAATAAATGAAAGGCTTTCATTGGTGAAAGATCAATACATACAGTTAGGTCAGTAAGATTTTGgacatttatccatccatccgtcatcTTCTATTTATATGGAGTTAGGTTGTGGTGTCAGCAGGCTAAGTATTCCAGATATCCTTCCCCACACCCATACTTTCCAGTACCTCCTGAGGTGTTCCTAGATCACATGAGATCTCCAACGAGTTCTGAGTCCACCCCAGGGTTTCTTTCTGGTTTATCAGGAAGCATCCTAACATGATGCCCGAGCGACTTTGACCATCTCCTTTTACCACACGGGAGCAGCGTCTCTGCTCCAAAATCTGTTATGCTGAGCTCAGACACCGTATGGAGGAAACTAGTTTCAGCCTCATGCATTTGAGAGCATACCTTGTCTGTCAGATTTCATTACCATCGGTGAGGTCTGGGGCTCAGACTGGTAAATTCAAAAGTTGTCCTTTCTGCTCTCTTTACCATCCCAGCCTCATACAACACACACATTACTGCTGACGCCACACCAATCCATTGGTCAAACTCGTGCTCCACATTACAGATTTAATATTACACTAGTAGTCAGCCagtatttaaattattattagagtTTTGTGCTTGTTTAGAAATATAACCTGCCTGCAGGAGCTTCACATTATGAAAAGAGATGGACAGAAGAATCAGTATCAGGGTTTTAATGTGAATCACCATGTTACCCACGTCAGCATAGTCTTTCTAATGAGGATTGAAGGCTTGAGATGTTATTTATGTTGATTGCAAGaacaataatatatattttcattttagaaaaagtaaagaaaattgttcattttccttctttagtttgtttttaaaatgttttgcacTGATGATATTAAGTTTTAAGAAAAGTCTTATTGTCTGTTTTATAGATAAAATTCATATGTAATGTTTCTGTTAGTATAAAATATCCACATGTTTATATTTTaacactttttttctcttgATGTCATGTAGTTGCTTCAAACATGTTGGTGGTCTCTCTTGAGGTCTGACTGTTGTTTTGTCATTATAGAGACAAGTACCGTTTCTATGCCTGCTTACTGCGGGCTCGCTTTGATGAAAACAAGACTGAGAAGGACATGGTGAAGGCCACCATGATGCTAAAGGCAGGAGAGGAGGAATTCTGGACCAACCAACATCCTCAGCCCTACATCTTCCCCGACTCTCCTGGGGGGACCTCATATGAGAGATACGAGTGCTACAAGGTAAAACAGAGCAACCATGAAATTATTTCGTTCTGTATctaactttcttttttctggacCTAACTTCTGGTCTGTTTGAACTAACTGGGAACAAGTACAGGAAAACATTTGATGTTAGAAACTTGAAGTGAAAACGCTGGCTGTCCTAATGTTGGATAGAGACGTGTCTGTGAGCTCTGCTTTGTCTCTGTAGGTCCCAGAGTGGGTGCTGGACCACTGGCACCCCTCGGAGAAGGCCATGTATCCTGATTATTTCTCCAAGAGAGAGCAGTGGAAGAAACTGAGGAATCAGAGCTGGGAGAAAGAGGTGGGCAGCAAACATTTACATGCCAGCATTACTTTTGACCTCCTTGTTTAACCTGGTCTCCTTTGCCAATGACAAGAAAGGTGCTACTTCTTGTTTACTGTTCCATATAGCTCAGCTTTTAGACTCTTCTTGGTTTTCTACTCTTGGATTCGTATGACGTCATTGAGAGCAAATAATCCTAGACTTGGTCACAGCTTAACGAGAGCTGAGTTGATTGGTTAactaggttaattggtgattttaaattggctgtaggtgtgaatatgaGTCTGTCTCTgggtgttagccctgtgataggCTTgtctctcaccctatgacatcTGGGATAAGTTCCAGCCCCTCTGCAAACCTGATTGGATAAATGGTTAAGAAACTTGATGGCTGGAGATAAAAGGCTTGTTTTAGACAGGAGGATCTAAGGCCTGTATAAGATAAATAggaattattttgaactgtaagTCATGCAAAGCTATACAAGCAGAGCCCAATGCTGAGAACATGGAGCTGGAACTGAATGTAAGGGtccctgttgatgacaaactcCAGTAGGTGGCACCAGAGTGCTTTTGTTGGACTGGAAACTTCAGGTCACCATTTCCTTCCTTTTACTTCCAGGTTGCCCAGCTAGAGGCTGAGACCCCTGCTGTTGGACCGAAGTCCGAAGCTCTCCCTCCTGCCCGCAAAGAGGGCGACCTCCCCCCTCTGTGGTGGCAGTTCGTCACCCGTCCCAGGGAGCGCCCCACATAAAGGATCTTTTTCACGTGGGCCTGCTCGTTCCTGCAACCTGAAGAAAATCTCACAACAACAGCATGAAGACAGGCTGACCCGTCATTACCATCTGTCTGTACAGAGTCGTTTCTAAAGGAGTTCACCGGTGCAGGTTGCATTAATTAAGAAAAACAGCCTTTGTGAATTCAGAGTGACTCAGAAGTCCTGTAGATGTACCAGTTAATTCCTGTTCTAATAAATGTGTGTATTAAAACTGACTGTGTGTTTTACTGCAGCTGAAACGTTTTGGTTTGTCAGACGTTTATTAGGTGTACCTGAAGGTCTGATCGACCAGATCATTTTAC is a window of Maylandia zebra isolate NMK-2024a linkage group LG22, Mzebra_GT3a, whole genome shotgun sequence DNA encoding:
- the ndufb9 gene encoding NADH dehydrogenase [ubiquinone] 1 beta subcomplex subunit 9 produces the protein MASAYLTHQQKVLRLYKKSLRHLESWCIFRDKYRFYACLLRARFDENKTEKDMVKATMMLKAGEEEFWTNQHPQPYIFPDSPGGTSYERYECYKVPEWVLDHWHPSEKAMYPDYFSKREQWKKLRNQSWEKEVAQLEAETPAVGPKSEALPPARKEGDLPPLWWQFVTRPRERPT